The genome window GAAGAGCAAGTTCTTTCGCTTTTTGCATCAGGAATGCCATATGAAAATATTGTCAATACGATAAAAAGTATCTATAAAAAGGATCTAAGTCCTAGTTGGATCTCTTCAGTTACAAACAAATTATTGCCTGAAATTGAAAAGTGAAAATCGCAAAAACTTGATAGCTCTTATCCGATTTTGTATATCGACGGAATGTATTTTAACATTAAAGAAAATAATTCTTATGTCAAAAAATCACTATATGTAATTCTTGCAATTGACTGGCAAGGAAACAAAAAAGCACTGGGATTCTGGATTAAAAACACTGAATCAGCAAGTAATTGACTAGATGTGTTTTCTGAATTAAAAACTCGCGGACTTCAAGATGTTTTAATAATTTCCTGTGATAATCTTAATGGAATTAGCCAGGCAATTGAAGCAGTTTTTCCACAAACTGATATCCAAAAATGTGTTGTTCACCAAATTAGAAACTCACTTTTAAAAGTTTCTCATAAAGACAAAAAAGAGCTTGCCTATGATATGAAAAAGATTTATCAGGCAGTAAATCAAGAATTTGCAATGCAAAATCTTGATGAATTTGCCAAAAAATGAGAGCAAAAATACCCCTCAATTATCAAGTCTTGGTATTCAAACTTTGTTGAATTAACGACATTTTTTAAATATCCTTACGAATTAAGGCAAGCAATTTATACAACAAATTCAATTGAATCACTGAATAAATTAATCAGGAAAAATAAAAAAACAAAAGGGGGTTGCAAAGTGAAACTTATCTGGCAAAAATTGTCTATGTAACTCTTAAAAAAGCATCGGAAAAATGGCAAAGGCAAGCACGAAATTGGGACATAATTAAAAAACAGTTAGAAATTATTTTTCCAAACCGTATAAATAATGTAAAATTAAACTAAATTAGATTTTTTTGGTTCAAAAGTCCTAAAAGTTAAGACACAAAATTATGAACATACCCGCCAAATTTGTTTTAAAAGGTAAAAAAAAGAGAAAAATTATCGTTTTATTATTTTTTACTTTATAATATTAATAAAAAATAATAAATATTATAGAAGGATTTAAAAAAGTGAAAAAACTTTTTTTAAATGCAAATTATGTCACAGCAGTTTCTAATATTGTTAGCACTGCTACTCCTAATAATCATAGCAGTCTTGAAATTAACCAACAAATTTCTGAATTTATTAATAGCGTTCAAACCGAGGATTTTGCAGAACTTAACAAAATTAGTGAACAAATTGTTGATAAAAAGATCTCTGCAACAAAATTATCTGAACAAATTTCAAAAGAACATTTTATAAAATTATTAACAAAATTTATTGAAAAAACGAAATTAAAAAATCAATTAACAAAAGAACAAAAAGAGAAATTAATTGAAAACATCAACGATCAACATCTAAAATTATTCCAAAAAAATGTTAAAAAAATTGCTCTTGATTTCAAAAAAGAGACGAAAAAGAACAAAGAATTGACTAGAAAATTTAAAGAAAGTTTAAAAACAAGAATTACCGATGAAAAAAATAATTATCGAGTTAATATCATAGATGGTGAAGAAAATTCCAAACAGTTAATTTTTGAACTTGAGGAGTTAAAAAAATTAATTGAAATTAACGCCAAAATCAAGGATGATCTATTACAGGAGTTAAAAGTTTCTGAAAAATATTTAAACAAATTGCTCATAGCACAAATAAGTTTAACTGCAACCTCGATAATTACCGGAATTTTATCGATTTTATTGCCTGCATTAACAATCGTAACGCTTGGAACTGGAATTTCCTCTGCAACGATTTCTTTTATTATTAGTGATACAAATAAACGAATTGAAAAAATTAGAGAAAAAATTACAAGACATACAAAATTATTCTCTAAACCGGATGAAGATAAAGATTTTTCTAGTTTTAAATCAGTATACGGATATACAACGCTTGCAGTTTTTGGACTTAGAAAAAGTTTAGTAGATCTTGTAATTAAGGTTACTTCTCCTGGGTTTTTCAAACTAGTTTCGGGAATTAATTTAATACCCAAAACATATTTACTTTCAACTATAAATATTCCGTTTGAAATAGCGAATTTAGGCTTTACGTGACATGATTTAAGTCAATCTAGCGAAAGAATTCAAAGAATAAATGATTTTGAAGTAAAACTAGAATCTCTTTTGTTATCGTTAAGATCAAAGTATGACCTAATCGAAGCGGT of Mesomycoplasma dispar contains these proteins:
- a CDS encoding IS256 family transposase encodes the protein MFKTFTKALLNAELTQHLGYEKSKRSQNGIRRPNKRNGFSGKTVNYKNDSMYLKIPRDRNGSFENKLIDKYESNLGDIEEQVLSLFASGMPYENIVNTIKSIYKKDLSPSWISSVTNKLLPEIEKWKSQKLDSSYPILYIDGMYFNIKENNSYVKKSLYVILAIDWQGNKKALGFWIKNTESASNWLDVFSELKTRGLQDVLIISCDNLNGISQAIEAVFPQTDIQKCVVHQIRNSLLKVSHKDKKELAYDMKKIYQAVNQEFAMQNLDEFAKKWEQKYPSIIKSWYSNFVELTTFFKYPYELRQAIYTTNSIESLNKLIRKNKKTKGGCKVKLIWQKLSM